The following are from one region of the Ptychodera flava strain L36383 chromosome 15, AS_Pfla_20210202, whole genome shotgun sequence genome:
- the LOC139151506 gene encoding uncharacterized protein, producing MAERKSVLLVNDEWGTAKGGISTVHRQLARLATETGQDVHCLALKASDDDRNDALEKGINLILPRAHGGTEPTLDWLLCHDTFYRHLRQEVGNVAVIIGHFPITDAAAVKLKEDVFPSAKLFLFNHVISENIEVYKESWTPERVEKRERQALEAASKADLIFSVGPRMFDHFRNKFRAIPGVEKKHQEFIPLPDSHFFDVNISNPEITKVKQVITFGRITGVEKLKGYDLVARAMSEVVKSFNFMRRPVPQWIVRGVPKGEGQQTKEDLGKHITCKDLIPTLYPYGSQAEIRRDLEQSHLCIMASRSEPFGLVGFEAIATGIPVLVTKNSGLAQFLQEQFPEIAKLIVVDVGVNENFDDKDVRAWKSAILRTLNNYGTSLARAAKLKEKLRECPAIIQSHENFKRLCKEH from the coding sequence GAAAAGTGTATTGCTGGTCAATGATGAATGGGGAACGGCTAAAGGAGGCATATCCACAGTTCACAGGCAGTTAGCTCGCTTAGCAACTGAGACTGGACAGGACGTACACTGTCTGGCATTGAAAGCCTCTGATGACGACCGAAATGATGCCCTTGAAAAAGGCATCAACCTCATTCTTCCACGTGCTCATGGTGGAACAGAGCCCACGCTAGACTGGCTGCTGTGTCATGATACGTTCTACCGGCATCTTCGTCAAGAAGTAGGAAACGTGGCAGTAATCATAGGTCACTTTCCAATCACGGATGCCGCGGCAGTTAAGCTGAAAGAAGATGTCTTTCCCTCAGCAAAACTCTTCTTGTTCAATCACGTCATTTCTGAAAACATTGAAGTGTACAAAGAAAGTTGGACGCCAGAACGTGTTGAGAAGAGGGAGAGGCAAGCCTTAGAAGCTGCAAGTAAAGCTGACCTGATCTTTTCTGTCGGTCCCCGAATGTTTGACCATTTCAGAAACAAATTCCGTGCAATTCCAGGGGTGGAGAAGAAGCATCAGGAGTTTATTCCTCTACCAGATTCACATTTCTTCGATGTAAACATCAGCAATCCTGAAATTACCAAAGTCAAGCAAGTCATCACATTTGGCCGCATTACTGGAGTAGAGAAGCTCAAAGGTTATGACCTCGTGGCAAGGGCAATGAGCGAAGTGGTGAAGTCGTTCAATTTTATGCGTAGACCTGTCCCGCAATGGATTGTACGCGGAGTGCCCAAAGGTGAGGGCCAGCAAACCAAAGAAGATTTGGGAAAGCACATCACATGTAAAGATCTGATACCTACTTTGTATCCGTATGGAAGCCAAGCTGAAATACGGAGAGACCTTGAACAGAGTCACCTCTGTATCATGGCATCCAGAAGCGAACCGTTCGGTTTGGTTGGGTTCGAAGCGATCGCCACAGGAATACCAGTACTGGTTACAAAGAACTCCGGACTTGCGCAGTTCCTCCAGGAGCAATTTCCTGAGATTGCAAAACTCATTGTCGTTGATGTCGGCGTCaatgaaaactttgatgataaagACGTTCGAGCATGGAAGAGTGCAATCTTGCGCACTCTCAACAACTATGGGACTTCGTTGGCAAGGGCAGCGAAACTGAAGGAAAAACTACGTGAATGCCCTGCCATCATTCAATCGCATGAGAACTTCAAGAGGTTGTGTAAAGAACATTGA